In Gadus chalcogrammus isolate NIFS_2021 chromosome 1, NIFS_Gcha_1.0, whole genome shotgun sequence, one DNA window encodes the following:
- the spo11 gene encoding meiotic recombination protein SPO11 isoform X1, with amino-acid sequence METGQQEQFAEIDKLRDELLTNIKCDVEPPKQLDSREVLTRIENVILGMVATLSKDEAPVLVLPSRSDWANVSFDSAVGLQMIAGSSVTTVRSDCSLSVKKFAQIFKILSIIYKLVQSNSYATKRDIYYNDTQLFGYQRAVDCIVDDISCMLQVPRRTLHVLATSKGFLCGDLSYLEGDGSRVNCLSSSAAVPVSSNVAGIKNIVSSAKFVLIVEKDATFQRLIDDDFCSKLCPCIMITGKGFPDVNSRLMVRKLWDTLHIPIFALVDADPHGIEIMCIYKYGSVAMSFEAHNLTVPSVRWMGLLPSDLQRLRVPQDMLIPLTQRDESKLHSLLRRPYLASQPSWQKEMDLMRQNKVKAEIQSLSAIGPDFLSKVYLPNKLRYGGWI; translated from the exons ATGGAAACCGGCCAGCAAGAGCAGTTTGCTGAAATCGATAAACTGCGCGATGAATTGTTGACAAACATAAAATGTGACGTCGAACCACCAAAACAACTCGACAG TCGAGAAGTTTTGACACGAATAGAAAATGTGATTCTTGGAATGGTCGCCACGCTGTCCAAGGACGAGGCCCCCGTCCTGGTGCTGCCCAgcaggtccgactgggccaatgTGAG TTTCGACAGTGCAGTTGGTCTGCAAATGATCGCAGGAAGCTCAGTCACCACTGTTCGGAGCGACTGCTCTTTGTCTGTCAAAAAGTTTG CACAAATCTTTAAGATTCTCTCTATCATCTATAAACTTGTGCAGAGCAACTCATACGCCACAAAGAG GGACATATATTACAACGACACCCAGCTCTTTGGCTATCAGAGGGCAGTGGACTGTATTGTGGACGACATCTCCTGCATGCTCCAGGTTCCACGCAGGACACTACATGTG TTGGCCACATCCAAAGGCTTCCTCTGCGGTGATCTGAGTTACCTGGAAGGCGATGGTTCCCGGGTCAACTGCCTCTCCAGCTCTGCT GCTGTCCCTGTGTCTTCCAATGTTGCCGGAATTAAAA ATATTGTGTCTTCTGCCAAGTTTGTCCTCATTGTGGAGAAAGATGCCACGTTCCAGAGATTGATTGACGATGACTTCTGCTCAAAGCTCTGCCCTTGTATCATGATCACA GGTAAAGGGTTCCCAGATGTAAACAGCAGGCTGATGGTGAGGAAGCTTTGGGACACTCTGCACATCCCCATCTTTGCCCTGGTGGACGCTGACCCTCATG GCATTGAGATTATGTGCATCTACAAGTACGGATCGGTG GCAATGTCGTTTGAGGCCCACAATTTGACTGTCCCTAGCGTGAGGTGGATGGGCCTCCTCCCCTCTGACCTCCAGAG GCTAAGAGTCCCTCAGGACATGCTGATCCCACTCACCCAGAGAGATGAGAGCAAGCTCCACAGCCTCCTCAGAAGACCCTACCTCGCCAGCCAACCGTCCTGGCAGAAAGAG ATGGACCTGATGCGACAGAACAAAGTAAAAGCTGAGATCCAGTCTCTCTCTGCTATTGGCCCTGACTTCCTCTCCAAAGTCTACCTCCCCAACAAGCTGCGCTATGGGGGCTGGATATGA
- the LOC130384843 gene encoding 5-aminolevulinate synthase, non-specific, mitochondrial-like, with translation MDTLTRRCPFLTVVPSTVLHSAGQSSLVGYALKCPVMMELASRPRVRELSSSASVASETSPKEPGQTLPPGEQPTSSKCPFLASEMVQHIDLVVREARLELQEDVHKMNSTRTNQLAENSSLLGLKETRAHKPTAPVVSHLLRDFLPKASFFSYDSFFENKIDVKKRDHTYRVFKTVNRHAASFPMADHYSQSPYSQTASGMRGVSVWCSNDYLGMSRHPSVLNAVKDALLTHGAGAGGTRSISGTSKFHVDLEHELADLHGKDAALLFTSCFVANDSTLFTLAKMLPGCQIYSDAGNHASMIQGIRTSGAQKFVFRHNDVGHLRELLRQADPATPKIVAFETVHSMDGAVCPLEEICDTAHEFGAITFVDEVHAVGLYGARGGGIGDRDGVMHKMDIISGTLGKAFGCMGGYIAGTAALVDTVRSYAVGFTFTTSLPPMLLAGARESVRILKSREGRGVRRSHQRSVALLRQMLTASGLPVVRCPSHIIPVLVADAEKNTEVSDLLMSRDQIYVQAINHPTVAKGEELLRIAPTPHHTPQMMQHFVERLVEAWQEVGLDLRPRASGGCNFCTQPLHFELMSEKERSYFQGLSHVISATA, from the exons ATGGACACACTTACCCGCCGTTGTCCCTTCCTGACGGTCGTACCGAGCACAGTGCTGCATTCAGCCGGTCAGAGCTCGCTGGTGGGCTATGCACTGAAGTGCCCTGTAATGATGGAGCTGGCGTCCAGGCCCCGGGTCCGGGAGCTCTCCTCTTCAGCCTCAGTGGCTTCAGAAACATCACCAAAAGAACCGG GCCAAACCCTCCCTCCTGGCGAGCAGCCGACCAGCTCCAAGTGCCCCTTCCTGGCCTCTGAGATGGTGCAGCACATCGACCTTGTGGTCAGGGAGGCCAGGCTAGAGCTCCAAGAGGATGTCCACAAGATGAACTCCACCCGCACAA ATCAATTGGCAGAGAATTCATCGTTGCTGGGCCTTAAAGAGACCAGGGCCCATAAACCAACAGCTCCTGTGGTTTCTCACCTACTGCGGGACTTTCTGCCCAAAG CTAGCTTCTTCAGCTACGACAGCTTCTTTGAGAACAAGATTGACGTCAAGAAGAGGGACCACACGTACCGGGTGTTCAAGACGGTGAACCGGCACGCCGCCTCCTTCCCCATGGCAGACCATTACTCCCAGTCTCCCTACTCCCAGACTGCCAGTGGGATGAGGGGCGTGTCTGTGTGGTGCAGCAACGACTACCTGGGCATGAGTCGCCACCCCTCGGTCCTCAACGCTGTCAA GGATGCTCTGCTGACCCATGGAGCCGGCGCTGGGGGCACCAGGAGCATCTCGGGGACCAGCAAGTTCCACGTGGACCTGGAGCACGAGCTGGCTGACCTGCACGGCAAGGACGCCGCGCTGCTCTTCACCTCCTGTTTTGTAGCCAATGACTCCACCCTGTTCACTCTGGCCAAAATGCTACCAG GTTGCCAGATCTATTCTGATGCAGGCAACCACGCCTCGATGATCCAGGGCATAAGGACCAGCGGGGCCCAGAAGTTTGTCTTCCGTCACAATGACGTGGGACACCTGCGAGAGCTGCTGCGGCAGGCTGACCCGGCCACTCCGAAAATCGTGGCCTTCGAGACAGTACACTCTATGGATG GTGCTGTGTGCCCTCTGGAGGAGATATGTGATACTGCCCATGAGTTTGGCGCCATTACATTTGTGGATGAGGTGCACGCGGTGGGCCTTTATGGGGCCCGGGGCGGGGGCATCGGAGACCGGGACGGGGTCATGCACAAAATGGACATCATCTCCGGCACACTTG GCAAGGCCTTCGGCTGCATGGGGGGCTACATCGCGGGTACCGCCGCCCTGGTGGACACAGTGAGATCCTACGCCGTGGGCTtcaccttcaccacctcccTGCCCCCCATGCTGCTGGCCGGTGCCAGGGAGTCCGTCCGCATCCTGAAGAGCCGGGAGGGCCGCGGCGTGCGGAGGAGCCACCAGAGGAGCGTGGCGCTGCTGCGGCAGATGCTGACCGCCTCCGGGCTGCCCGTGGTGCGCTGCCCCAGCCACATCATCCCCGTGCTG GTGGCGGATGCAGAGAAGAACACGGAGGTGAGCGACCTCCTGATGTCCCGGGACCAGATCTACGTCCAGGCCATCAACCACCCCACGGTGGCCAAGGGGGAGGAGCTTCTGCGCATCGCCCCCACGCCGCACCACACCCCCCAGATGATGCAACACTTTGTCG AGCGCCTGGTGGAGGCCTGGCAGGAGGTGGGTCTGGACTTGAGGCCTCGCGCGTCAGGAGGGTGTAACTTCTGCACCCAGCCGCTGCACTTTGAGCTGATGAGTGAGAAGGAGAGGTCCTACTTCCAGGGCCTCAGCCACGTGATATCAGCGACCGCATAA
- the LOC130384837 gene encoding dual specificity protein phosphatase 7-like, translated as MSYNATQSSKTVEWLRAELESGGSSLLLLDCRAHELYESSHIESAINLAVPGLMLRRFKKGNIPVRTIISNPEDKDKFVRRCKTDTVILYDESTREWREEENGTSPGSVLGLLLQKLWEDGCQAYYLHGGFVRFQTEYPEHCETLLDSSCPSSSPPLSVLGFGNLRISSDCSDGESDREPSSATESEESPIPGNQPAFPVQILPYLYLGCAKDSTNLDVLGQHNIKYILNVTPNLPNMFEHEGHFRYKQIPISDHWSQNLAQFFPEAISFIDEARSKQCGILVHCLAGISRSVTVTVAYLMQRLNLSLNDAYDFVKRKKSNISPNFNFMGQLLDFERTLERLHSPCDNCSGSSEEQLFFTTPTNHNVFQLDTLES; from the exons ATGTCTTATAATGCGACGCAAAGTAGTAAGACCGTGGAATGGCTGCGAGCGGAGTTGGAGTCCGGAGGGAGTTCGCTGCTCCTGCTGGACTGTCGAGCACACGAGCTGTACGAGTCCTCACACATAGAGTCCGCCATCAACCTGGCCGTCCCGGGACTCATGCTCAGAAGGTTTAAGAAGGGAAACATACCCGTTCGGACTATCATCTCAAACCCCGAGGACAAGGATAAATTCGTGAGGAGGTGCAAGACGGACACCGTGATTCTGTACGATGAGAGCACCCGAGAGtggcgggaggaggagaacggaacTTCTCCCGGGTCTGTTCTGGGTCTGCTCCTGCAGAAGCTGTGGGAGGACGGCTGCCAGGCGTATTACCTGCACG GGGGGTTTGTGAGGTTCCAGACAGAGTACCCAGAACACTGTGAGACCCTCCTGGACAGCTCCTGTCCCAGCTCCTCCCCACCACTGTCCGTCCTGGGCTTTGGAAACCTCCGCATCAGCTCCGACTGCTCCGACGGAGAGTCGGACCGTGAACCCAGCAGCGCAACGGAATCTGAGGAGAGTCCCATCCCGGGAAACCAGCCCGCCTTCCCGGTCCAGATCCTTCCCTACCTTTACCTGGGCTGTGCCAAAGACTCCACCAATCTGGACGTGCTGGGCCAGCACAACATCAAGTATATTCTGAACGTCACACCCAACCTGCCCAACATGTTCGAACACGAGGGCCACTTTAGGTACAAGCAGATCCCCATCTCAGACCACTGGAGCCAGAACCTGGCCCAGTTCTTCCCAGAAGCCATCTCCTTTATTG acGAGGCCCGGTCGAAGCAGTGCGGCATCCTGGTCCACTGCCTGGCGGGTATCAGCCGTTCGGTTACCGTCACGGTGGCCTACCTGATGCAGCGGCTCAACCTGTCGCTCAACGACGCCTACGACTTTGTCAAGCGCAAGAAGTCCAACATCTCTCCAAACTTTAACTTCATGGGCCAGCTGCTGGACTTTGAGCGGACGCTGGAGCGCCTGCACAGCCCCTGCGACAACTGCTCGGGCAGCTCGGAGGAGCAGCTCTTCTTCACCACGCCCACCAATCACAACGTCTTCCAGTTGGACACGCTCGAGTCCTAA
- the spo11 gene encoding meiotic recombination protein SPO11 isoform X3, producing the protein METGQQEQFAEIDKLRDELLTNIKCDVEPPKQLDSREVLTRIENVILGMVATLSKDEAPVLVLPSRSDWANVSFDSAVGLQMIAGSSVTTVRSDCSLSVKKFAQIFKILSIIYKLVQSNSYATKRDIYYNDTQLFGYQRAVDCIVDDISCMLQVPRRTLHVLATSKGFLCGDLSYLEGDGSRVNCLSSSAAVPVSSNVAGIKNIVSSAKFVLIVEKDATFQRLIDDDFCSKLCPCIMITGKGFPDVNSRLMVRKLWDTLHIPIFALVDADPHGIEIMCIYKYGSVAMSFEAHNLTVPSVRWMGLLPSDLQRWT; encoded by the exons ATGGAAACCGGCCAGCAAGAGCAGTTTGCTGAAATCGATAAACTGCGCGATGAATTGTTGACAAACATAAAATGTGACGTCGAACCACCAAAACAACTCGACAG TCGAGAAGTTTTGACACGAATAGAAAATGTGATTCTTGGAATGGTCGCCACGCTGTCCAAGGACGAGGCCCCCGTCCTGGTGCTGCCCAgcaggtccgactgggccaatgTGAG TTTCGACAGTGCAGTTGGTCTGCAAATGATCGCAGGAAGCTCAGTCACCACTGTTCGGAGCGACTGCTCTTTGTCTGTCAAAAAGTTTG CACAAATCTTTAAGATTCTCTCTATCATCTATAAACTTGTGCAGAGCAACTCATACGCCACAAAGAG GGACATATATTACAACGACACCCAGCTCTTTGGCTATCAGAGGGCAGTGGACTGTATTGTGGACGACATCTCCTGCATGCTCCAGGTTCCACGCAGGACACTACATGTG TTGGCCACATCCAAAGGCTTCCTCTGCGGTGATCTGAGTTACCTGGAAGGCGATGGTTCCCGGGTCAACTGCCTCTCCAGCTCTGCT GCTGTCCCTGTGTCTTCCAATGTTGCCGGAATTAAAA ATATTGTGTCTTCTGCCAAGTTTGTCCTCATTGTGGAGAAAGATGCCACGTTCCAGAGATTGATTGACGATGACTTCTGCTCAAAGCTCTGCCCTTGTATCATGATCACA GGTAAAGGGTTCCCAGATGTAAACAGCAGGCTGATGGTGAGGAAGCTTTGGGACACTCTGCACATCCCCATCTTTGCCCTGGTGGACGCTGACCCTCATG GCATTGAGATTATGTGCATCTACAAGTACGGATCGGTG GCAATGTCGTTTGAGGCCCACAATTTGACTGTCCCTAGCGTGAGGTGGATGGGCCTCCTCCCCTCTGACCTCCAGAG ATGGACCTGA
- the spo11 gene encoding meiotic recombination protein SPO11 isoform X2: MVATLSKDEAPVLVLPSRSDWANVSFDSAVGLQMIAGSSVTTVRSDCSLSVKKFAQIFKILSIIYKLVQSNSYATKRDIYYNDTQLFGYQRAVDCIVDDISCMLQVPRRTLHVLATSKGFLCGDLSYLEGDGSRVNCLSSSAAVPVSSNVAGIKNIVSSAKFVLIVEKDATFQRLIDDDFCSKLCPCIMITGKGFPDVNSRLMVRKLWDTLHIPIFALVDADPHGIEIMCIYKYGSVAMSFEAHNLTVPSVRWMGLLPSDLQRLRVPQDMLIPLTQRDESKLHSLLRRPYLASQPSWQKEMDLMRQNKVKAEIQSLSAIGPDFLSKVYLPNKLRYGGWI; this comes from the exons ATGGTCGCCACGCTGTCCAAGGACGAGGCCCCCGTCCTGGTGCTGCCCAgcaggtccgactgggccaatgTGAG TTTCGACAGTGCAGTTGGTCTGCAAATGATCGCAGGAAGCTCAGTCACCACTGTTCGGAGCGACTGCTCTTTGTCTGTCAAAAAGTTTG CACAAATCTTTAAGATTCTCTCTATCATCTATAAACTTGTGCAGAGCAACTCATACGCCACAAAGAG GGACATATATTACAACGACACCCAGCTCTTTGGCTATCAGAGGGCAGTGGACTGTATTGTGGACGACATCTCCTGCATGCTCCAGGTTCCACGCAGGACACTACATGTG TTGGCCACATCCAAAGGCTTCCTCTGCGGTGATCTGAGTTACCTGGAAGGCGATGGTTCCCGGGTCAACTGCCTCTCCAGCTCTGCT GCTGTCCCTGTGTCTTCCAATGTTGCCGGAATTAAAA ATATTGTGTCTTCTGCCAAGTTTGTCCTCATTGTGGAGAAAGATGCCACGTTCCAGAGATTGATTGACGATGACTTCTGCTCAAAGCTCTGCCCTTGTATCATGATCACA GGTAAAGGGTTCCCAGATGTAAACAGCAGGCTGATGGTGAGGAAGCTTTGGGACACTCTGCACATCCCCATCTTTGCCCTGGTGGACGCTGACCCTCATG GCATTGAGATTATGTGCATCTACAAGTACGGATCGGTG GCAATGTCGTTTGAGGCCCACAATTTGACTGTCCCTAGCGTGAGGTGGATGGGCCTCCTCCCCTCTGACCTCCAGAG GCTAAGAGTCCCTCAGGACATGCTGATCCCACTCACCCAGAGAGATGAGAGCAAGCTCCACAGCCTCCTCAGAAGACCCTACCTCGCCAGCCAACCGTCCTGGCAGAAAGAG ATGGACCTGATGCGACAGAACAAAGTAAAAGCTGAGATCCAGTCTCTCTCTGCTATTGGCCCTGACTTCCTCTCCAAAGTCTACCTCCCCAACAAGCTGCGCTATGGGGGCTGGATATGA